One region of Streptomyces capillispiralis genomic DNA includes:
- a CDS encoding AIM24 family protein yields the protein MFRLQSSKVLAVDMTGDAVKAKNGSMVAYDGEMAFKKLSGGGEGIRGMVTRRLTGEQMTLMEVKGHGTCWFADRASEINLVALQGDKLYVESSNLLATDGALRTGTDFTGLRGASQGNGLFTTTVEGHGQAALMSDGPAVLLRVSPQYPLTVDPGAYVAHQGNLRQSFQSGVTFRTLLGEGGGEAFQIRFEGDGLVYVQPSERNTIAGDV from the coding sequence ATGTTCCGACTTCAGAGCAGCAAGGTGCTCGCCGTCGACATGACCGGGGATGCCGTGAAGGCGAAGAACGGCTCCATGGTCGCGTACGACGGCGAGATGGCCTTCAAGAAGCTCAGCGGCGGCGGTGAGGGCATCCGGGGGATGGTGACCCGGCGGCTCACGGGTGAGCAGATGACACTGATGGAGGTGAAGGGGCACGGGACCTGCTGGTTCGCGGACCGGGCGTCCGAGATCAATCTGGTGGCTCTCCAGGGGGACAAGCTCTACGTGGAGTCCAGCAACCTGCTGGCGACCGACGGCGCGCTGCGCACCGGGACCGATTTCACGGGTCTGCGCGGGGCCTCGCAGGGCAACGGGCTGTTCACGACCACCGTCGAGGGACACGGCCAGGCGGCCCTCATGTCCGACGGGCCGGCGGTGCTGCTGCGGGTCAGCCCGCAGTACCCGCTGACGGTCGACCCCGGCGCCTACGTGGCCCACCAGGGGAACCTGCGGCAGTCCTTCCAGTCCGGTGTGACCTTCCGCACGCTGCTCGGCGAGGGCGGCGGCGAGGCCTTCCAGATCCGCTTCGAGGGCGACGGACTGGTCTATGTGCAGCCCAGTGAGCGGAACACGATCGCGGGGGACGTCTGA
- the meaB gene encoding methylmalonyl Co-A mutase-associated GTPase MeaB, whose product MQDVSTLVAQAREGRPRAVARLISLVEGASPQLREVMAALAPLTGNAYVVGLTGSPGVGKSTSTSALVSAYRKQGKRVGVLAVDPSSPFSGGALLGDRVRMSEHASDPGVYIRSMATRGHLGGLAWAAPQAIRVLDAAGCDVVLVETVGVGQSEVEIASQADTSVVLLAPGMGDGIQAAKAGILEIGDVYVVNKADRDGADATARELNHMLGLGESRAPGDWRPPIVKTVAARAEGVDEVVEALEKHRAWMEEHGVLTERRLSRASREVETIAVTALRERIGDLHGDRRLDALAERIIAGELDPYRAADELVTGLTSSSPSGG is encoded by the coding sequence ATGCAGGACGTCTCCACTCTGGTGGCCCAGGCCAGAGAGGGCAGGCCGCGGGCCGTGGCCCGGCTGATCTCCCTGGTGGAGGGGGCGTCCCCGCAGCTCAGGGAGGTCATGGCGGCCCTGGCGCCGCTGACCGGCAACGCGTACGTGGTCGGCCTCACCGGCTCCCCGGGCGTCGGCAAGTCGACGTCCACCTCGGCGCTGGTGAGTGCCTACCGCAAGCAGGGCAAACGGGTCGGCGTCCTGGCCGTCGACCCGTCCTCGCCCTTCTCGGGCGGCGCCCTGCTCGGCGACCGCGTCCGGATGTCGGAGCACGCCTCCGACCCGGGCGTCTACATCCGCTCCATGGCGACCCGCGGCCACCTGGGCGGCCTCGCCTGGGCCGCCCCGCAGGCGATCCGCGTACTGGACGCGGCGGGCTGCGACGTGGTCCTCGTCGAGACGGTGGGCGTGGGCCAGTCGGAGGTGGAGATCGCCTCCCAGGCCGACACCTCCGTGGTGCTGCTGGCCCCCGGCATGGGCGACGGCATCCAGGCGGCCAAGGCCGGAATCCTGGAGATCGGCGACGTCTACGTCGTCAACAAGGCGGACCGTGACGGCGCCGACGCCACCGCCCGCGAGCTGAACCACATGCTGGGCCTCGGCGAGTCCCGCGCCCCCGGCGACTGGCGCCCGCCGATCGTGAAGACGGTCGCCGCGCGCGCGGAGGGCGTCGACGAGGTCGTCGAGGCTCTGGAGAAGCACCGGGCCTGGATGGAGGAGCACGGCGTCCTCACCGAGCGCCGGCTGTCCCGCGCCTCCCGCGAGGTCGAGACCATCGCGGTCACGGCCCTGCGCGAACGCATCGGCGACCTCCACGGCGACCGCCGCCTCGACGCCCTCGCGGAACGCATCATCGCCGGCGAACTGGACCCGTACCGCGCGGCGGACGAACTGGTGACGGGCCTGACGTCGTCCAGCCCGTCGGGCGGCTGA
- a CDS encoding acetyl-CoA C-acetyltransferase — protein MSSASSASSATNGTTSVIVAGARTPMGRLLGSLKSFSGADLGGFAIKAALDRAGIGGDQVQYVIMGQVLQAGAGQIPARQAAVKAGIPMNVPALTINKVCLSGLDAIALADQLIRAGEFDVVVAGGQESMTNAPHLLPKSREGFKYGAVQMLDAMAHDGLTDSFENIAMGESTEKHNSRLGIGRQEQDEIAALSHQRAAAAQKNGIYEAEITPVEIPQRKGDPVLFSQDEGIRGDTTVESLGRLRPAFSKDGTITAGSSSQISDGAAAVVVMSKAKAQELGLEWIAEIGAHGNVAGPDNSLQSQPSNAIRHALKKEGLEVSDLDLIEINEAFAAVAVQSMKDLGVSTEKVNVHGGAIALGHPIGMSGARLVLHLALELKRRGGGVGAAALCGGGGQGDALIVRVPGA, from the coding sequence ATGTCATCTGCATCTTCTGCATCTTCCGCAACGAACGGCACGACGTCCGTCATCGTCGCGGGCGCCCGCACCCCCATGGGGCGGTTGCTCGGTTCTCTGAAGTCCTTCTCCGGAGCCGACCTCGGCGGCTTCGCGATCAAGGCCGCCCTCGACCGTGCGGGGATCGGTGGCGACCAGGTCCAGTACGTGATCATGGGGCAGGTGCTCCAGGCCGGGGCGGGGCAGATCCCGGCGCGCCAGGCGGCCGTGAAGGCCGGCATCCCGATGAACGTCCCGGCGCTGACGATCAACAAGGTGTGCCTCTCCGGCCTCGACGCCATCGCGCTGGCCGACCAGCTGATCCGGGCCGGCGAGTTCGACGTGGTCGTCGCCGGCGGCCAGGAGTCCATGACCAACGCCCCGCACCTGCTGCCGAAGTCCCGCGAGGGCTTCAAGTACGGCGCGGTCCAGATGCTCGACGCCATGGCGCACGACGGTCTGACCGACTCCTTCGAGAACATCGCCATGGGCGAGTCCACCGAGAAGCACAACAGCCGCCTCGGCATCGGCCGCCAGGAGCAGGACGAGATCGCCGCCCTGTCCCACCAGCGGGCCGCCGCCGCGCAGAAGAACGGCATCTACGAGGCCGAGATCACCCCGGTCGAGATCCCGCAGCGCAAGGGCGACCCGGTGCTCTTCAGCCAGGACGAGGGCATCCGCGGCGACACCACCGTCGAGTCCCTCGGCAGGCTGCGCCCCGCCTTCTCCAAGGACGGCACCATCACGGCCGGCTCCTCCTCGCAGATCTCGGACGGTGCGGCGGCCGTGGTCGTGATGAGCAAGGCCAAGGCGCAGGAGCTGGGCCTGGAGTGGATCGCGGAGATCGGTGCCCACGGCAACGTGGCAGGTCCCGACAACTCCCTCCAGTCGCAGCCCTCCAACGCGATCCGGCACGCCCTGAAGAAGGAGGGGCTGGAGGTGTCCGACCTCGACCTCATCGAGATCAACGAGGCCTTCGCCGCGGTTGCCGTGCAGTCAATGAAGGACCTCGGCGTTTCCACCGAAAAGGTGAACGTCCATGGTGGGGCCATCGCCCTGGGCCACCCGATCGGCATGTCCGGCGCCCGGCTGGTGCTGCACCTGGCGCTGGAGCTGAAGCGGCGCGGCGGCGGCGTCGGCGCGGCGGCGCTGTGCGGCGGCGGCGGCCAGGGTGACGCGCTGATCGTGCGGGTACCCGGGGCCTGA
- a CDS encoding PepSY domain-containing protein — protein MKRNIVIAVVTAAALVGGGTATALAVSGDSGASTPVAQTESRVGDDDGRDDDGDDRDDRDDRSDVRGDDRDDRDDVRDDRDDAAAVSGGVSAADAIAAALKHTPGTAVSADLDDDGDDADDGDDADDSGGRAAWEVDILGGGDTWYSVRVDPATGKVLGAHKDDEDDAGEVRAALKGTSVTAEEAAELVAAKGRVVSIDLDDDERGWEAETVASGGGEKDWRVGLDGAGVSAERGDDSDGSDDSDDSDD, from the coding sequence ATGAAGCGCAACATCGTGATCGCCGTCGTGACGGCCGCGGCCCTCGTCGGCGGGGGTACGGCGACGGCCCTCGCGGTCTCGGGGGACAGCGGCGCATCGACGCCGGTGGCGCAGACGGAGAGCCGGGTGGGGGACGACGACGGGCGGGACGACGACGGTGACGACCGGGACGACCGGGACGACCGGAGCGACGTGCGGGGTGACGACCGTGACGACCGTGACGACGTGCGGGACGACCGGGACGACGCCGCCGCCGTCTCCGGGGGTGTGAGCGCCGCCGACGCCATCGCCGCCGCGCTGAAGCACACGCCGGGAACGGCCGTCTCCGCCGATCTGGACGACGACGGTGACGACGCGGACGACGGTGACGACGCGGACGACAGCGGTGGCCGGGCGGCCTGGGAGGTCGACATCCTCGGCGGCGGCGACACCTGGTACAGCGTGCGGGTCGACCCGGCGACCGGGAAGGTGCTGGGCGCGCACAAGGACGACGAGGACGACGCCGGCGAGGTGCGGGCCGCGCTGAAGGGGACGTCGGTGACGGCCGAGGAGGCCGCGGAGCTGGTGGCCGCCAAGGGCAGGGTGGTCTCGATAGACCTGGACGACGACGAGCGTGGCTGGGAGGCGGAGACGGTCGCCTCCGGCGGCGGGGAGAAGGACTGGCGCGTGGGGCTGGACGGCGCGGGTGTCAGTGCGGAGCGGGGTGACGACTCGGACGGCTCCGACGACTCCGACGACTCCGACGACTGA
- a CDS encoding MarR family winged helix-turn-helix transcriptional regulator has product MPKPLSLSFDPIARADELWKQRWGNVPSMAAITSIMRAHQILLAEVDAVVKPYGLTFARYEALVLLTFSKSGELPMSKIGERLMVHPTSVTNTVDRLVRSGLVAKRPNPNDGRGTLATITDRGREVVEAATRDLMAMDFGLGAYDAEECAELFAMLRPLRIAAGDFAED; this is encoded by the coding sequence GTGCCGAAGCCCCTCAGTCTCTCGTTCGATCCCATCGCCCGCGCCGACGAGCTCTGGAAGCAGCGCTGGGGAAACGTGCCGTCGATGGCCGCGATCACCTCGATCATGCGCGCGCACCAGATCCTGCTGGCCGAGGTCGACGCGGTGGTCAAGCCCTACGGGCTCACGTTCGCGCGGTACGAGGCGCTGGTGCTGCTGACCTTCTCCAAGTCCGGTGAACTGCCGATGTCCAAGATCGGCGAACGGCTCATGGTGCACCCCACGTCGGTGACGAACACCGTGGACCGGCTGGTGAGATCGGGTCTGGTGGCCAAACGCCCCAACCCCAACGACGGCCGCGGCACCCTCGCGACCATCACCGACCGGGGCCGCGAGGTGGTCGAGGCCGCCACCCGCGACCTGATGGCGATGGACTTCGGCCTGGGCGCCTACGACGCCGAGGAGTGCGCCGAGCTCTTCGCGATGCTCCGCCCGCTGCGGATCGCGGCGGGGGACTTCGCGGAGGACTGA
- a CDS encoding DUF3817 domain-containing protein translates to MKRSVLTRYRIMAYVTGVLLVALTFGMIGKYVLDMGGAADFTQVVSIAHGWLYVVYLIFAFDLGSKAKWPVKKQLWVLLAGTVPTAAFFVERRISRELEGSVEGKAPAVA, encoded by the coding sequence ATGAAGCGAAGCGTGCTGACCCGCTACCGGATCATGGCCTACGTCACCGGTGTCCTCCTCGTCGCCCTGACGTTCGGCATGATCGGCAAGTACGTGCTGGACATGGGCGGCGCGGCCGACTTCACGCAGGTGGTCAGCATCGCCCACGGCTGGCTCTACGTCGTCTACCTGATCTTCGCCTTCGACCTCGGCTCCAAGGCGAAGTGGCCGGTCAAGAAGCAGCTGTGGGTGCTGCTCGCCGGGACGGTCCCCACCGCCGCGTTCTTCGTGGAGCGCAGGATCAGCCGCGAGCTGGAGGGCAGCGTCGAGGGCAAGGCCCCCGCGGTCGCCTAA
- a CDS encoding DUF3817 domain-containing protein: MDIKTATALRRLRLVSGPEAISFLLLLVCSVLKRTTEFNAVPVMGAIHGFLFVVYVLFWADAWNRAKWPLKTAAFYFLMSVLPTGGFFADRRLKREAEDAVIASRARAEGAVKA; this comes from the coding sequence GTGGACATCAAGACCGCCACCGCCCTCCGCCGCCTGCGCCTGGTCTCGGGCCCCGAGGCGATCTCGTTCCTCCTGCTGCTCGTCTGCTCGGTCCTGAAGCGGACCACGGAGTTCAACGCCGTACCGGTGATGGGCGCGATCCACGGCTTCCTCTTCGTCGTCTACGTGCTCTTCTGGGCCGACGCCTGGAACCGCGCCAAGTGGCCGCTGAAGACCGCCGCCTTCTACTTCCTGATGTCGGTGCTGCCCACCGGCGGCTTCTTCGCCGACCGCCGGCTCAAGCGCGAGGCCGAGGACGCGGTGATCGCCTCCCGCGCACGCGCCGAAGGGGCCGTGAAGGCATGA
- a CDS encoding AIM24 family protein, with protein sequence MAFREINAKMVEATVAPGQRLFSQRGAMLAYRGEVSFTPNMAGGRGGLMSMIGRRVADEDTPLMTVEGSGTVLFGHGGHQVQVIELAGDTLYVEADRLLAFEGTLEQGTVFLGAQGGVMGMVRGQVSGQGLFTTSLKGHGSVAVMAHGGVIEIPITPQRPVHVDPQAYVAHHGDVRNKLSTALGWRDMVGRGSGEAFQLELSGSGAVYVQASEEKL encoded by the coding sequence ATGGCCTTCCGGGAGATCAACGCGAAGATGGTCGAGGCGACCGTGGCGCCGGGGCAGCGGCTGTTCAGCCAGCGGGGCGCGATGCTCGCGTACCGGGGCGAGGTGAGCTTCACACCGAACATGGCGGGCGGGCGCGGCGGGCTGATGTCGATGATCGGCCGGCGGGTGGCCGACGAGGACACGCCCCTGATGACCGTCGAGGGCAGCGGCACCGTGCTGTTCGGGCACGGCGGCCACCAGGTGCAGGTGATCGAGCTCGCCGGGGACACGCTGTACGTCGAGGCCGACCGGCTGCTGGCCTTCGAGGGCACGCTGGAGCAGGGCACGGTCTTCCTCGGCGCCCAGGGCGGGGTGATGGGCATGGTGCGGGGCCAGGTCTCGGGCCAGGGGCTGTTCACGACGTCGCTGAAGGGGCACGGCTCGGTCGCCGTGATGGCGCACGGCGGGGTGATCGAGATCCCGATCACCCCGCAGCGGCCGGTGCACGTCGACCCGCAGGCCTACGTCGCCCACCACGGCGACGTGCGCAACAAGCTGTCCACCGCCCTCGGCTGGCGGGACATGGTGGGCCGCGGCTCCGGCGAGGCGTTCCAGCTGGAGCTGAGCGGCAGCGGTGCCGTGTACGTGCAGGCCTCGGAGGAGAAGCTGTGA
- a CDS encoding AIM24 family protein, with protein MSTYGTGSGPTVFDPATLPSDDSVDHYTFCVELKGTQWFMQKGKMIAYYGSIEFNGIGHGRLDRLVRTAFHSPLHASDWVVAEGSGKMLLADRAFDVNSYDLDDGNLTIRSGNLLAFQPSLSLKQSIVPGFLTLIGTGKFVAASNGPVVFMEPPVRVDPQALVGWADCPSPCHHYDHGYMTGVMGGLRALTGLGGASGEEHQFEFVGAGTVLLQSSEALMAEQATGVTPGEPGVPGGGASGGHGQPSGAPRLPGQLGDLQRRFGL; from the coding sequence GTGAGCACCTACGGAACGGGCTCCGGGCCCACGGTCTTCGACCCGGCGACGCTGCCGTCCGACGACAGCGTCGACCACTACACCTTCTGCGTGGAGCTCAAGGGCACCCAGTGGTTCATGCAGAAGGGGAAGATGATCGCCTACTACGGCTCGATCGAGTTCAACGGCATCGGGCACGGCCGACTCGACCGACTTGTCCGTACCGCTTTTCATTCGCCTCTGCACGCGAGCGACTGGGTCGTGGCGGAGGGCTCGGGCAAGATGCTCCTCGCCGACCGGGCCTTCGACGTGAATTCCTACGACCTCGACGACGGCAACCTGACCATTCGCTCGGGCAACCTCCTCGCTTTTCAGCCAAGTCTGTCGCTCAAGCAGTCGATCGTGCCCGGTTTTCTGACGCTGATCGGAACCGGGAAGTTCGTCGCCGCGTCGAACGGTCCGGTGGTGTTCATGGAGCCCCCCGTCCGGGTGGACCCGCAGGCGCTGGTCGGATGGGCGGACTGCCCCTCTCCGTGCCATCACTACGACCACGGCTACATGACCGGCGTGATGGGCGGTCTACGTGCGCTGACGGGCCTGGGCGGGGCGTCCGGGGAGGAGCACCAGTTCGAGTTCGTCGGCGCCGGCACGGTGCTGCTCCAGTCCTCGGAGGCGCTGATGGCGGAGCAGGCCACGGGGGTCACTCCGGGGGAACCCGGGGTACCCGGAGGCGGTGCGTCGGGCGGGCACGGTCAGCCGTCCGGCGCACCGCGTCTTCCCGGACAGCTGGGAGACCTCCAGCGTCGCTTCGGGCTGTGA
- a CDS encoding sensor histidine kinase codes for MSRLFGSVRSRATLGATLVVAVALVAAGTAVLLSLRSNLIGEAGTQAERSARAVAAELAVRTPYDKLSGLDGDGGPVQIVDEDGRLVAASEDLRKITGTATTEVTPRSSAPARGDDDSDDSDDGDDGDDSEEGGDSDDFGGSGESLAPGEIARETTFSNGSATIDGDAEDYRFAAVEVETHDRGRLTVHAGAPLAAEHSAVDTSLTAMLIGLPLLLGVVAGVTWLVTGRALRPVEGIRREMAAITASEDLARRVPEPATHDEIARLARTTNETLAALETSVERQRRFVADASHELRSPIASLRTQLEVAAAHPELLDLDGAVEDTVRLQHLAADLLLLARLDAGERPADAPVDLAALAREEAAGRTGVTVDAEPAEVSGSRGQLGRVLANLLDNARRHARERVTVTVRREGTWAVLGVADDGDGVAEADRERIFERFVRLDAARSRDDGGAGLGLAIARDVAVRHGGTLTAGAAPAGGALFELRLPLARPD; via the coding sequence GTGAGCCGGCTGTTCGGTTCCGTCCGCTCGCGGGCGACGCTCGGCGCCACCCTCGTGGTCGCCGTGGCGCTCGTCGCGGCCGGCACCGCCGTCCTGCTGTCGCTGCGCTCCAACCTGATCGGTGAGGCGGGCACCCAGGCGGAGCGCTCCGCGCGGGCGGTCGCCGCCGAACTCGCCGTCCGGACGCCGTACGACAAGCTGTCGGGGCTGGACGGCGACGGCGGCCCGGTGCAGATCGTCGACGAGGACGGCCGGCTCGTCGCGGCGAGTGAGGACCTGCGGAAGATCACCGGCACGGCGACCACCGAGGTGACGCCGCGGTCGTCCGCCCCGGCCCGCGGGGACGACGACTCCGACGACTCCGACGACGGCGATGACGGCGACGACTCCGAGGAGGGCGGCGACTCGGACGACTTCGGCGGCTCCGGGGAGTCCCTCGCCCCCGGCGAGATCGCCCGCGAGACCACCTTCAGCAACGGCTCCGCGACGATCGACGGCGACGCGGAGGACTACCGCTTCGCCGCCGTGGAGGTCGAGACCCACGACCGGGGCCGCCTCACCGTCCACGCGGGCGCGCCGCTCGCCGCCGAGCACAGTGCCGTGGACACCTCGCTGACCGCGATGCTCATCGGCCTGCCCCTGCTGCTGGGCGTGGTCGCCGGGGTGACCTGGCTGGTCACCGGGCGTGCGCTGCGCCCGGTGGAGGGCATCCGGCGCGAGATGGCGGCGATCACCGCCTCCGAGGACCTGGCCCGCCGCGTCCCCGAACCGGCCACGCACGACGAGATCGCCCGCCTCGCCCGCACCACCAACGAGACGCTCGCCGCGCTGGAGACGTCCGTGGAGCGGCAGCGGCGGTTCGTCGCCGACGCCTCGCACGAACTGCGCAGCCCGATCGCGTCCCTGCGCACCCAGCTGGAGGTGGCCGCCGCCCATCCCGAACTGCTGGACCTGGACGGCGCCGTCGAGGACACCGTGCGCCTCCAGCACCTCGCCGCCGACCTGCTGCTGCTCGCCCGGCTGGACGCGGGCGAGCGCCCCGCCGACGCCCCGGTCGACCTGGCCGCGCTGGCGCGCGAGGAGGCGGCGGGTCGTACCGGTGTGACGGTGGACGCGGAGCCGGCCGAGGTGAGCGGGTCGCGGGGGCAGCTCGGACGGGTGCTCGCCAACCTGCTGGACAACGCCCGGCGGCACGCCCGCGAGCGGGTCACCGTGACCGTGCGGCGGGAGGGCACCTGGGCGGTGCTCGGGGTGGCCGACGACGGCGACGGGGTGGCCGAGGCCGACCGGGAGCGGATCTTCGAGCGGTTCGTCCGGCTGGACGCCGCCCGCAGCCGCGACGACGGCGGCGCCGGGCTGGGCCTGGCGATCGCGAGGGACGTCGCCGTACGGCACGGCGGGACGCTCACGGCGGGTGCGGCGCCGGCCGGCGGAGCCCTGTTCGAACTCCGCCTGCCGCTCGCCCGGCCGGACTGA
- a CDS encoding MTH1187 family thiamine-binding protein codes for MIVAFSVTPLGVGEDVGEYVADAVRVVRESGLPNRTDAMFTSVEGEWDEVMDVVRRAVAAVEARAPRVSLVLKADIRPGVADGLTSKVETVERHLAQHDG; via the coding sequence ATGATCGTCGCCTTCTCCGTGACGCCGCTGGGCGTCGGCGAGGACGTGGGGGAGTACGTCGCCGACGCCGTGCGGGTGGTCCGCGAGTCCGGGCTGCCGAACCGCACCGACGCCATGTTCACCTCCGTCGAGGGAGAGTGGGACGAGGTGATGGACGTGGTCAGGCGCGCCGTGGCCGCCGTGGAGGCCCGCGCCCCGCGCGTCTCCCTGGTCCTCAAGGCGGACATCCGCCCGGGTGTGGCGGACGGCCTCACGTCCAAGGTGGAGACGGTCGAACGCCACCTGGCGCAGCACGACGGATGA
- a CDS encoding YceI family protein — MVLGLLRRLRPYGASDAAPGLSVPLPPGAGAFGCEAVDLLGQPLGSVEVTVTALDSHRVAARGTTDPYGYYMAVLPPGRYSVMLTADGLAPARETVEIAAGVAPAPARVTLEPGRRLELPPAGTWVFDPPHTAIRFIAKHVGMAHVHGRFTRFDGGIRVAEDMSDSQVSVRIDASSITTGNQTRDNHLRSADFLDVENYPYIDFTSTRFAYHGGSKWTVHGTLTMHGTSRSVGLDTEYLGTVNGGYEQELRCAALARTELHREDFTLNWRSMLARGIAVVGPTVQLALDVQAMYRTHDTPTPPH; from the coding sequence ATGGTCCTCGGACTGCTGCGACGCCTGCGCCCGTACGGCGCCTCCGACGCCGCGCCGGGCCTCTCCGTCCCCCTGCCGCCCGGCGCGGGGGCGTTCGGCTGCGAGGCCGTCGACCTCCTGGGGCAGCCGCTGGGCTCGGTCGAGGTCACGGTGACCGCGCTGGACAGCCACCGCGTCGCGGCCCGCGGCACCACCGACCCGTACGGCTACTACATGGCCGTGCTGCCCCCGGGCAGGTACAGCGTGATGCTGACGGCGGACGGCCTGGCCCCCGCCCGCGAGACGGTCGAGATAGCCGCCGGGGTGGCTCCCGCCCCCGCACGCGTCACCCTGGAGCCCGGGCGCCGGCTGGAGCTGCCGCCCGCCGGCACCTGGGTGTTCGACCCCCCGCACACCGCGATCCGGTTCATCGCCAAGCACGTGGGCATGGCGCACGTCCACGGCCGGTTCACACGGTTCGACGGCGGCATCCGCGTCGCGGAGGACATGAGCGACTCCCAGGTCTCCGTGCGCATCGACGCCTCCAGCATCACCACGGGCAACCAGACCCGCGACAACCACCTGCGGTCGGCCGACTTCCTCGACGTCGAGAACTACCCGTACATCGACTTCACCAGCACCCGGTTCGCCTACCACGGCGGCTCCAAGTGGACCGTGCACGGCACCCTCACGATGCACGGCACCAGCCGCTCGGTGGGCCTCGACACCGAGTACCTCGGCACCGTGAACGGCGGCTACGAGCAGGAGCTGCGCTGCGCCGCCCTCGCCAGGACCGAACTGCACCGCGAGGACTTCACCCTCAACTGGCGTTCCATGCTCGCCCGCGGCATCGCCGTCGTCGGGCCGACGGTCCAGCTGGCCCTCGACGTCCAGGCCATGTACCGCACCCACGACACACCGACCCCGCCGCACTAG
- a CDS encoding response regulator transcription factor, translated as MRLLIVEDEKRLALSLAKGLTAEGYAVDVVHDGREGLHRATEGTYDLLILDIMLPGMNGYRVCAALRAAGHDVPILMLTAKDGEYDEAEGLDTGADDYLTKPFSYVVLVARIKALLRRRQGAGASPVHVHGDLKVDTAARRVFLGDAEVALTAKEFSVLEQLVLRAGEVVSKAEILEHVWDFAYEGDPNIVEVYVSALRRKLRAGLIRTVRGAGYRLETAP; from the coding sequence ATGCGCCTGTTGATCGTGGAGGACGAGAAGCGGCTGGCCCTGTCGCTCGCCAAGGGCCTCACCGCCGAGGGCTACGCCGTGGACGTCGTCCACGACGGCCGGGAGGGCCTGCACCGGGCCACGGAGGGGACGTACGACCTCCTGATCCTCGACATCATGCTGCCCGGCATGAACGGCTACCGGGTCTGCGCCGCCCTGCGCGCCGCGGGACACGACGTGCCGATCCTGATGCTCACCGCCAAGGACGGCGAGTACGACGAGGCGGAGGGCCTGGACACGGGCGCCGACGACTACCTCACCAAGCCGTTCTCGTACGTCGTCCTGGTCGCAAGGATCAAGGCGCTGCTGCGCCGCCGCCAGGGCGCCGGGGCCTCCCCGGTGCATGTGCACGGCGACCTGAAGGTGGACACCGCCGCCCGCCGGGTGTTCCTGGGCGACGCCGAAGTGGCGCTGACCGCCAAGGAGTTCTCGGTGCTGGAGCAGCTGGTGCTGCGGGCCGGCGAGGTGGTGTCCAAGGCCGAGATCCTGGAGCACGTCTGGGACTTCGCCTACGAGGGCGACCCGAACATCGTCGAGGTCTACGTCAGCGCCCTGCGCCGCAAACTGCGCGCCGGGCTGATCCGTACGGTGCGCGGCGCCGGGTACCGGCTGGAGACGGCGCCGTGA
- a CDS encoding MarR family winged helix-turn-helix transcriptional regulator: METETATRWLTNAEQCAWRTHLEVNRLLTYQLEKDLQPFGLTMNDYEILVNLSESEDRRMRMSDLASATLQSKSRLSHQITRMENAGLVRRENCESDRRGLYAVLTEHGMETMHKVAPHHVASVRRHFIDLLSPEALTELDKALKPIAEHLRGQRGRH; the protein is encoded by the coding sequence ATGGAGACCGAGACGGCCACCCGCTGGCTGACCAATGCGGAGCAGTGCGCCTGGCGCACCCACCTGGAGGTCAACAGGCTGTTGACGTACCAGCTCGAGAAGGATCTGCAGCCGTTCGGCCTGACGATGAACGACTACGAGATCCTGGTGAACCTGTCCGAGTCGGAGGACCGCCGGATGCGGATGAGCGACCTCGCCTCCGCCACCCTGCAGTCCAAGAGCCGCCTCTCGCACCAGATCACCCGCATGGAGAACGCGGGCCTGGTCCGGCGGGAGAACTGCGAGTCCGACCGGCGCGGGCTGTACGCCGTCCTCACCGAGCACGGCATGGAGACCATGCACAAGGTCGCGCCCCATCATGTGGCGTCCGTCCGCCGGCACTTCATCGACCTGCTCTCCCCCGAGGCACTCACCGAGCTCGACAAGGCCCTCAAGCCCATCGCCGAGCACCTGCGCGGGCAGCGGGGACGCCACTGA